From a region of the Odoribacter splanchnicus DSM 20712 genome:
- a CDS encoding peptidase domain-containing ABC transporter, which yields MAQIPLYSQYDSMDCGPTCLRMIASFYGKDFSLEYLRDMCSITNRGVTLLGLDYAAKQIGFETLCAKVSLLQLCKDTPLPCIIHWNKEHFVVLYKISQRRNKKIYHVADPVGAKFKYSEEEFSGCWEQGSQCGIVLCLEPTDKFFANDIRNSSYYGYKWIFKYINPYQGALSQMLLGLIAGSLLLLIFPFLTQAIVDYGIGSQNLKFIWLILIAQLFLIFGNSAIEFIRNWILLHIGTRINISLISDYIIKLTKLPIRFFDTKMLGDVIQRIGDHTRIKDFITETGLSLVFSIFNVIILGTIVLIYDWRVFLIFIGGTILYLTWVLMFMKRRAILDKKVFAQSASNQSNVIQLVMGMQEIKLCGCEEKKRWEWERIQAQIYQLVSDGLTLSQYQQSGAILILQIKNALITALIASLTIQGEMTLGMMMAIQFIIGQLNNPVEQLISFVRKYQDAKLSLERLNDIYAINDEIIEKTSLIKSIPYETIRISNLCFKYDKLATYYTLNNITFDIPKGKTTAIVGLSGSGKTTLLKMILGFYKPDEGTIKIGNQDVLNYDLREWRMRCGVVMQDGFIFSDTIAGNIAPGVEMPNKFKLDNAAKIANILDFIHSLPMGYQTMIGTDGLGLSAGQKQRILIARAVYKDPDYILMDEATNALDAENESEIICNMNNFLRGRTAVIIAHRLSTIRNANNIIVLGNGSVVEQGTHEELVSRNGIYHTLVKNQLNI from the coding sequence ATGGCCCAAATTCCTTTATATTCCCAGTATGATAGTATGGACTGTGGTCCAACATGTCTCCGTATGATTGCGTCTTTCTACGGAAAGGATTTCTCATTAGAATACTTGCGAGATATGTGCTCTATTACTAACCGGGGGGTTACATTGCTCGGCTTAGACTATGCTGCTAAGCAAATTGGTTTTGAAACATTATGTGCAAAAGTTTCCTTATTACAGTTATGTAAAGATACACCATTGCCATGTATTATACATTGGAATAAGGAACACTTTGTTGTTTTGTATAAAATTTCACAACGTCGGAATAAAAAAATCTATCATGTTGCAGATCCAGTTGGAGCAAAGTTTAAGTATTCAGAAGAGGAATTTTCAGGATGCTGGGAACAAGGTAGCCAGTGCGGTATCGTGTTATGTTTAGAACCAACTGACAAGTTCTTTGCAAACGATATAAGGAACTCTTCATATTATGGATACAAATGGATTTTTAAATATATCAATCCTTATCAAGGAGCTCTCTCTCAAATGTTATTAGGGCTAATTGCTGGCTCTCTGTTGCTATTGATATTTCCTTTTTTAACTCAAGCGATTGTTGATTATGGTATTGGCTCGCAGAACCTGAAATTCATTTGGCTAATATTAATAGCACAATTGTTTCTTATCTTCGGAAATTCAGCTATTGAATTTATTCGAAATTGGATTCTTTTGCATATTGGAACACGCATAAACATATCATTGATTTCAGACTATATAATTAAATTAACAAAACTTCCTATTCGTTTCTTTGATACAAAAATGCTCGGTGATGTAATACAGAGGATTGGCGATCATACACGAATAAAAGATTTTATAACTGAGACCGGGTTAAGTTTAGTCTTCTCTATTTTCAATGTCATAATTTTAGGGACCATTGTCTTAATATACGATTGGAGGGTATTTCTGATATTTATTGGAGGTACTATATTATATCTGACATGGGTACTTATGTTCATGAAGAGACGAGCCATATTAGATAAAAAAGTTTTTGCTCAAAGTGCATCAAATCAAAGTAATGTGATACAACTGGTAATGGGCATGCAGGAGATAAAATTATGTGGATGTGAAGAAAAGAAACGTTGGGAATGGGAAAGAATTCAGGCTCAAATATATCAATTAGTATCCGATGGATTAACTCTATCGCAATATCAACAATCTGGTGCTATTCTTATATTGCAAATTAAAAACGCCTTAATCACAGCACTAATAGCCTCTTTGACAATACAAGGAGAAATGACACTAGGAATGATGATGGCGATTCAATTTATAATTGGACAACTTAATAACCCTGTAGAACAATTAATTTCTTTTGTCCGGAAATATCAGGATGCTAAACTTAGTTTGGAACGCTTAAATGACATCTATGCAATCAACGATGAGATAATAGAAAAAACATCGTTAATTAAATCTATTCCTTATGAAACTATACGAATTAGTAATCTATGTTTCAAGTATGATAAATTAGCAACATACTACACACTCAATAATATTACATTTGATATTCCTAAAGGAAAAACCACCGCAATAGTTGGATTAAGTGGTAGTGGAAAAACCACATTGCTTAAAATGATATTAGGTTTCTACAAACCAGATGAGGGGACAATTAAGATAGGCAATCAGGATGTACTCAATTATGACCTACGTGAATGGAGAATGCGTTGTGGTGTGGTTATGCAAGACGGATTTATTTTTTCTGATACAATCGCTGGTAATATTGCTCCAGGAGTTGAAATGCCAAATAAATTTAAACTTGATAATGCTGCCAAGATAGCTAATATTTTGGATTTTATCCATAGTCTCCCGATGGGTTATCAAACTATGATAGGCACTGATGGTTTAGGGCTAAGCGCGGGGCAAAAGCAGAGAATCTTAATTGCAAGAGCTGTCTATAAAGATCCTGATTACATTTTAATGGATGAGGCTACTAATGCTTTAGATGCCGAGAATGAATCAGAAATCATATGTAATATGAATAACTTCTTGAGAGGTAGAACCGCTGTTATTATAGCACATCGTTTGAGTACAATACGAAACGCCAATAATATTATTGTTTTAGGTAACGGCTCTGTTGTTGAACAAGGAACTCACGAAGAATTAGTGAGTAGGAACGGTATATATCATACGCTAGTCAAGAATCAACTTAATATATAA